In candidate division TA06 bacterium, the genomic window TCTCCAATCTGGTTCCCCAAAGCCGGGTGCTGGTGATCACCAAGGCCAAGCATTCCCGGGCGGCAACCCCTGAGGCCATCAGGCGGGAGGCCAAAAAATTCGCCGTGCCGGTGATAGAGACCGAAACCTTATGCCAGGCGCTGGACAGGGCCAAAGAACTGGCCATGCCCCAGGATCTGGTGCTGGTGACCGGCTCGCTGTTTTTGGCTGGGGAAACGCTGGAGCTTTTGGGCAAGAAAATATAAACCTTAAATATTTTGGCAACGATTATGAGCAGAGTGGTGGTATCAAAAGAAGGGCTGGCCAAGATCAAGGCCGAGCTGGAAAATCTGGTCAAGGTGGAAAGGCCCGCCATTTCGGCCGCTCTGGCCCATGCCCGGAATTTAGGCGACCTTTCGGAGAACGCCGAGTACCATTCGGCCAAGGACAAGCAGGGCCTGATAGAATCCCGGATCCGCAAGCTGCAGGAGGACCTGGCCCGGGTCGAAGTGATAGACGAAAGCCAGCTGGCCCAAGGCGTGGCGGTGTTCGGTCGGAAGGTTGTGGTCAGGGATATTTCGGACAACAGCCTGGAAACCTATATTTTGGTGGGGCCGCACGAGGCCGATTTTGACTCGGGCAAGATCTCGGTGGAAAGCCCCATCGGCAAAGGGTTGCTGG contains:
- the greA gene encoding transcription elongation factor GreA, with protein sequence MSRVVVSKEGLAKIKAELENLVKVERPAISAALAHARNLGDLSENAEYHSAKDKQGLIESRIRKLQEDLARVEVIDESQLAQGVAVFGRKVVVRDISDNSLETYILVGPHEADFDSGKISVESPIGKGLLGKKAGETAEIKVPSGSIKYKIISIT